The Calditerrivibrio nitroreducens DSM 19672 genome window below encodes:
- a CDS encoding ATP-binding protein gives MKSIYFKTDNVGLIAEIEAFCQEEGFNSFNLSREHIDPSDINYGFIIADAEFSDLFQTVKVHIAFVGHPDNYNTPHYVLDQNARLIHIKSFIDSAMNGGVIENISSNCTLKKMTYHYEIGNDIFSIDKIVYNLTKDFIYFFKISDLQKIRIGLAEMITNAIEHGNLEITGEEKFEATENDRYYDLLKEKLKISKLKNRKVNVFVTVSQKLLKITIKDKGKGFDTSKIKKKHSEEDLYKLHGRGILIASMYFDEINYNKKGNVVELIKKVS, from the coding sequence ATGAAGTCGATATATTTTAAGACAGATAATGTTGGATTAATTGCTGAGATTGAAGCTTTCTGTCAGGAGGAAGGGTTTAATAGCTTTAATCTGTCCAGAGAGCATATAGATCCATCTGATATCAATTATGGCTTTATAATTGCGGATGCTGAATTTTCTGATTTATTTCAGACGGTCAAGGTGCATATTGCTTTTGTGGGGCATCCTGATAATTATAATACACCTCATTATGTGTTGGATCAGAATGCCAGATTGATCCATATAAAAAGCTTTATCGATTCAGCCATGAATGGTGGAGTAATTGAAAACATAAGTAGTAATTGTACATTGAAAAAGATGACGTATCATTATGAAATAGGTAATGATATCTTTTCTATTGATAAGATTGTTTATAATCTAACAAAAGATTTCATATATTTTTTTAAAATATCGGATCTCCAGAAAATAAGAATCGGTTTGGCAGAGATGATCACAAATGCTATAGAGCATGGAAATCTTGAGATCACCGGTGAAGAGAAGTTTGAGGCAACTGAAAATGATAGATACTATGACTTATTAAAAGAGAAACTTAAGATTAGTAAATTGAAAAATAGAAAAGTGAATGTTTTTGTGACAGTTTCACAGAAGCTTCTCAAAATAACAATCAAAGACAAAGGAAAAGGGTTTGATACTTCAAAAATAAAGAAAAAGCATTCTGAAGAAGATCTTTATAAACTACACGGACGTGGTATTTTGATAGCTTCTATGTATTTTGATGAAATAAATTACAATAAAAAAGGGAATGTTGTTGAGCTTATCAAAAAGGTGAGTTGA
- a CDS encoding cation:proton antiporter, giving the protein MEHNYDYFFLSLFLVLLSSKFLGEITRRVFKSSLVGEIIAGIILGPTVLGMVFPEFYQKTFNQDLFREFLHLFNGVGVVMLLLVAGMESDLGSILKQKVILFSAPLKIVVSMLVSFFVFYYLVDINYNKIDQSFFIISLGFMLAITALPVLVKILSDLNLYRTDVGMSLVGTAVFIDMIVWIGFSVVLIFYKKSNDANIFFIFLNIFLVILFLITVLTVIRKIVDKILPYIQSQFSWPEGILAFVFSLCFLFSTIAEFLGTHAIIGSFLSGLIISDSEHFRDKIHYRIESIVNSFFSPIYFGSLGLYLNFSDQIDFKLAILFVVLGVMISVISGFSPYKYFNKSTREAFGFGYGLSIRGATDIIFISLLLSLQFVNEKIFVSYVLAVVLVILISPTMLRIIFATRYNYRFYDYLTDKLFIKDLNADTDEKAIEQLCNVISDVYKLDFEDIKSIVIDRERLMPTGIGNGIAIPHGRVPGLVKPIIAVGISDIGIDFGSRDGTLAHLIFLILTPYDNPQIQLEILADIAKTFKYFEPNTIIGVKNLHQFISFVRNELQTK; this is encoded by the coding sequence ATGGAACATAACTACGATTACTTCTTTCTATCTCTGTTTCTGGTACTTTTATCTTCAAAGTTTTTAGGTGAGATTACCCGCAGGGTTTTTAAAAGCTCCCTTGTGGGGGAGATTATTGCTGGAATCATCCTTGGGCCTACAGTGTTGGGAATGGTTTTTCCGGAATTTTATCAAAAAACGTTTAATCAGGATTTATTTAGAGAATTTTTGCACCTTTTCAATGGGGTTGGAGTGGTTATGCTTCTCCTTGTGGCGGGGATGGAGTCGGATCTGGGTTCGATTCTCAAGCAGAAGGTGATACTATTTTCTGCTCCTTTAAAGATTGTTGTGTCGATGTTAGTTTCGTTTTTTGTGTTTTACTATCTGGTTGACATAAATTACAATAAGATTGATCAATCATTTTTTATTATATCCCTGGGTTTTATGTTGGCCATAACAGCTTTGCCAGTTCTCGTGAAGATTCTATCTGATCTAAATCTTTACAGGACAGACGTGGGGATGTCTCTAGTGGGTACTGCTGTTTTTATTGATATGATTGTATGGATAGGTTTTTCGGTTGTATTGATCTTTTACAAAAAATCCAATGATGCAAATATTTTTTTCATTTTTCTAAATATTTTTCTGGTGATCCTTTTTTTAATAACTGTTCTTACCGTAATCAGAAAGATTGTAGATAAAATTTTGCCCTATATCCAATCACAGTTTAGCTGGCCTGAAGGAATTCTAGCATTTGTGTTCTCTTTATGTTTTCTATTCTCTACGATTGCAGAATTTTTGGGGACTCATGCTATAATCGGATCATTTCTATCAGGGCTTATCATAAGCGATTCAGAACATTTCAGGGATAAGATACATTACAGAATAGAAAGTATCGTAAATTCATTCTTTTCCCCGATATACTTCGGATCATTGGGTTTGTATTTAAACTTTAGTGATCAGATCGATTTTAAGCTCGCGATTTTATTTGTGGTGCTTGGAGTGATGATATCGGTTATCTCTGGTTTTTCCCCTTATAAGTATTTTAATAAAAGTACACGGGAGGCATTTGGCTTTGGCTATGGTTTATCCATTAGGGGGGCTACTGATATCATATTTATATCTCTACTTTTATCCCTGCAATTTGTTAACGAAAAGATTTTTGTCTCTTACGTTTTAGCTGTGGTGTTGGTGATTTTAATATCTCCTACTATGTTAAGGATAATTTTCGCCACAAGGTACAATTATAGATTTTACGATTACTTGACAGACAAGCTTTTTATTAAAGATTTAAATGCTGATACGGATGAAAAGGCTATAGAACAGCTGTGTAATGTTATTTCTGATGTATACAAGCTGGATTTTGAGGATATAAAAAGTATCGTAATTGATAGGGAGAGACTGATGCCAACTGGGATAGGGAATGGTATAGCCATCCCCCACGGAAGGGTTCCAGGGCTTGTGAAACCGATTATTGCAGTGGGGATTTCGGATATTGGAATAGACTTTGGTAGTAGAGATGGTACATTAGCCCATCTTATCTTTTTGATACTCACACCCTATGATAACCCACAGATTCAGCTTGAGATCCTCGCAGATATTGCTAAAACATTTAAATATTTTGAGCCAAATACGATAATTGGTGTAAAAAACTTACATCAATTTATATCTTTTGTGAGAAATGAATTGCAGACCAAATGA